The sequence below is a genomic window from Proteus vulgaris.
AAAGGTTAAACACCATCATGATACCGAATTGAACCGGATCCATACCAAATTGAGCACAAATCGGTAGGAAGATTGGAGTAAAGATTAACACCGCAGGTGTTGGATCCATAAAGGTACCAACCAACAGTAAAACCAAGTTCATAATCAGTAAGATAACTAAGAAGCTATCAGTAAAGGAGAGTAAGCCTGATGCGATAATGGCAGGAATTTTAGTAAATGCCATTACCCAAGACATAATGGATGATGTTGCAAGCATCAAAATAACAATTGCCGTCATTTTTGCGGTGGCTAAGAAAATAGCAGGCAAATGGTTTACTTTGATATTTTTATAACACATACCTAAGATTAAAGAGTACACAACTGCAATGGCTGAAGCTTCTGTTGCAGTAAAAATCCCACCTAAGATCCCACCGATAACAACCACAATCATCATTAAGCTAGGAACAGCATCCAGCACAAGCTTAAACGCTTGCCCTTTCATGGTATTTTTTTCGGCCACATAACCGCGACGTTTAGCAATAAAACCTGCCACTAACATCACACCCAATCCCCATAAAATACCGGGAATATAGCCACCCATAAACAGAGCTGTAATCGAAACACTTCCTGCAACGGTGGCATAAACAATCAGTGTGTTACTTGGTGGAATTAACATACCCGTTGGTGCTGATGCAATATTCACTGCGGCACTAAAAGCGGGATCGTAATTTTCTTTCTTTTGGATTGGAGACATGATGCCACCAATCGCCGCCGCAGAAGCAACACCAGAGCCACTAATTGAGCCAAACAGCATATTGGCAACAACGTTAGTTTGCGCTAAAGGCCCCGGTAAAAAGTTACTCACTAACTTAGCGCAGTTAATTAAGCGAATAGCGATACCGCCGTTATTCATTAAGTTACCCGCCAGAATAAAGAACGGGATTGCTAACAGAGCGAAAGAGTCTAACCCCACAAACACGCGTTGAGCTGACGTTAAAATAGCGCCATCAAAAGGCAATATCATTGCCATGGCGAAGAAAGAAGAGAGTCCAATACTGACGCTGATTGGTGTACCAATAAATAAGAGAAGGAATGCACCAATAAACATGACTAGGGCAACAACAATTGCAATATCCATGGTTACACCTTTTGCTTTGAAGAAAGTTGTCTAACCAATCCATATTGGTTATATAAGCAATAGAAAACAGAGAGAACACCGCTTATAGGTATAGCTGCATAGATAACCCCAATAGGGATTTGCAGTGCCGAATCCAATTGTCCCATTTGGCGGCTCATACCGATGTAACCACCAATAGTGAGTACCAATAACACAAAAGCGGTTGTGGCAAACTCACCTAAAATTTCAAGGCAAATACGGACTTTATAGGGCATCCGATCACGCATAAACGTAATCGCAATATGTTCACGTAATCCAAACACATAAGCACTACCAATTAAAATTAACCAGATAAATAGGTAGCGAGAAAGCACTTCACTGACTGCACTAGGATCGTTAAATAGGTAACGGGTCACAACTTGGTAAGTCACCAATATCGTCATTAAACCCACAAGAAAAATACAAAAATAAGCGACGATGGTATCTATTTTTAGCTTAATGCTTGTTAAAAAAGTATAAAAATCCTTTTTTGCAACAGGCGTATTAGAGTCGTTTGAAGAGGGTAATTTCTCTGAAGGTTCCATGGTTGATCCTTATAATAGGGGCTAAAAACTTAGCCCCTTGCAACAAACGGCATTAGTTGGCTAATGCGCGGATCTTATTGTAGATATCTTTCTGTTCTGGTGTGGTCAGCATCGATTCTTGCAGCGGTTTACAACGCTCTTGGAATGGCTTGATATCAACCTCAGTAAATGTTGCACCTTGGCTAATAGCAGATTGTCGGGCAGTGTCTAACGCTTGGTTAAATAAATTAAACTCAGTAACCGTACTTTCTTTTGCTAACTTACGGAAAGTCGCCTGATCTTCAGGGCTCATCTTATTTAAGAATGCTTCATTCACGATAAGTAAGTCGGCAACCATGACATGGCGGGTATAAGAGAAACTCGGTGCAACTTCATACTGTTTTAAGTCAGCATAAGTGATTTCATTATTCTCAGCGCCATCAAGAACACCTTGTTGGATAGCGGAATAAACTTCACCCTGTCCCATAGGAACACCTGTTCCACCCATGCAAGATAACATTTTCACCATAGTGTCAGATTGCATGACCCGGATCTTTCTTCCTTTCATATCTTCAGGTGTTTGAACAGGTGTTCCCTTCACATACATACTACGAGCACCTGCGGTATAGGCAGTAAGTACCTCGAAACCATTTCCTTTGGTTGAGCTAAATAGGCCATCTAACATATCGCCTGTAAAAACTTTTCTTTGGTGTTCTGAGTCGTTATAGATGTAAGGCATCGCCAGAACAGAGAAGTTTTTGTTGTAGTTTTCAACAAGAGGATTGGCAACCACAGCCAATTGAATGGCACCTGATTGAACTAATTCAAGAGCGGCACGTTGGTCACCCAATAATTCATTAGGATGAATTTCGAGTTTATATTTACCCCCCGTAGCAGCTTCTAATTTTTGACTAAAATCTTCCAATGCTTTGTATTGAGGATTTTTTTCAGATTGGTTAAAAGCCGTTTTCAAAATAACAGGACTATCTGTTTTGTCATCTTCACCACATCCCGCTAAAAAAAGACTAGCGACTACAACGGTGCTGATAAGAGATAACTTAGGCAAAACATTCATTGTATGCATGTGAACCCCTTATGGGTTTGCGTATTTTGATAGTGCTAATCCTACTTGAATTTGACGATATTTCAGTGATCGAATTCAAGAAAATGAAATGGCGTTCCTATTTTTTGAAAATAGATTACCACTTTTATATTTTCAATTTTGTAAATACAATAACCTATTGATAAAAAAGCATTAAATTATCTAAAAAAGATAATTTAGCGGTAAAGAAATAGAAAATATATATTCTGGAATAAACTACAAACTCGCTTTGAATCTGAATTATCGGCTACTTATTAAGCAGGGAAGTAGCCGATAATCATATTTAGAATGGGGAATAATAGGATGAAGATCCTAGTTATTATTTCTGGGTTACCAGCCATGTTTTGCTGATTTTAAAAACCGCTTTTTTAATTTTTTGCGAAGCATTTACCTGACAAGTAGGT
It includes:
- a CDS encoding TRAP transporter substrate-binding protein, with protein sequence MHTMNVLPKLSLISTVVVASLFLAGCGEDDKTDSPVILKTAFNQSEKNPQYKALEDFSQKLEAATGGKYKLEIHPNELLGDQRAALELVQSGAIQLAVVANPLVENYNKNFSVLAMPYIYNDSEHQRKVFTGDMLDGLFSSTKGNGFEVLTAYTAGARSMYVKGTPVQTPEDMKGRKIRVMQSDTMVKMLSCMGGTGVPMGQGEVYSAIQQGVLDGAENNEITYADLKQYEVAPSFSYTRHVMVADLLIVNEAFLNKMSPEDQATFRKLAKESTVTEFNLFNQALDTARQSAISQGATFTEVDIKPFQERCKPLQESMLTTPEQKDIYNKIRALAN
- a CDS encoding TRAP transporter small permease, coding for MEPSEKLPSSNDSNTPVAKKDFYTFLTSIKLKIDTIVAYFCIFLVGLMTILVTYQVVTRYLFNDPSAVSEVLSRYLFIWLILIGSAYVFGLREHIAITFMRDRMPYKVRICLEILGEFATTAFVLLVLTIGGYIGMSRQMGQLDSALQIPIGVIYAAIPISGVLSVFYCLYNQYGLVRQLSSKQKV
- a CDS encoding TRAP transporter large permease is translated as MDIAIVVALVMFIGAFLLLFIGTPISVSIGLSSFFAMAMILPFDGAILTSAQRVFVGLDSFALLAIPFFILAGNLMNNGGIAIRLINCAKLVSNFLPGPLAQTNVVANMLFGSISGSGVASAAAIGGIMSPIQKKENYDPAFSAAVNIASAPTGMLIPPSNTLIVYATVAGSVSITALFMGGYIPGILWGLGVMLVAGFIAKRRGYVAEKNTMKGQAFKLVLDAVPSLMMIVVVIGGILGGIFTATEASAIAVVYSLILGMCYKNIKVNHLPAIFLATAKMTAIVILMLATSSIMSWVMAFTKIPAIIASGLLSFTDSFLVILLIMNLVLLLVGTFMDPTPAVLIFTPIFLPICAQFGMDPVQFGIMMVFNLSLGTITPPVGPILFTGCKIGEIKIEGVIRPLLPFFAVIILVLLLVTYIPAISMFLPQAMGLVG